The Canis aureus isolate CA01 chromosome 24, VMU_Caureus_v.1.0, whole genome shotgun sequence genome includes a window with the following:
- the CAPN10 gene encoding calpain-10 isoform X3 — MRAPARELFRDADFPASDSSLLSSFSTPLAQFREDITWRRPQEICATPRLFADNPQEGQVKQGLLGDCWLLCACAALQKSQYLLDQVFPPGQPSWCDQTYRGSFTCRVWQFGRWVEVTIDDRLPCLAGRLCFSRCQREDVFWLPLLEKVYAKVYGSYEHLWAGQVADALVDLTGGLAERWNLKDLARTSGQQAGPGGSEHRTCRQLLSLKDRCLISCSVLSPRAGARELGEFHAFVVSDVRELPGRAGQSILLLRIQNPWGRRCWQGPWREGCRKESSGWRRRSSSGSSTRSPLASPSRRPATCRVSTQVEKRRVSLPRVLSTPPVAGTVCHAYDREVHVRCELGPGYYLAVPSTFLKDVPGQFLLRVFSSGRVSLSAIKPAAKSPGPGEALPAGEWETVQLRGSWRIGRTAGGSRNFASYPTNPCFPLAVPDGAGPRCVRITLRQHCQDSQCRPIGFHVFQVPVDGGGPGAPCLLLQEPLLSCVPHCYAQEVSRLCHLSAGTYRIVPSTYLPDTEGAFTVTIATRIDRRSIHSRERLGQLLQESSFLAVMKT; from the exons GAGATTTGTGCCACGCCGCGGCTGTTTGCAGATAACCCGCAGGAGGGACAGGTGAAGCAAGGGCTGCTGGGAGACTGCTGGCTCCTGTGTGCCTGCGCCGCCCTGCAGAAGAGCCAGTACCTCCTGGACCAG GTCTTTCCTCCAGGACAGCCGAGCTGGTGTGACCAAACGTACCGCGGCTCCTTTACCTGTCGAGTTTGGCAATTTGGACGCTGGGTGGAGGTGACCATAGATGACCGTCTGCCTTGTCTTGCAgggagactctgcttctcccgGTGCCAGAGAGAGGATGTGTTCTGGCTTCCCTTACTGGAGAAGGTCTACGCCAA GGTCTATGGGTCCTATGAGCACCtgtgggcagggcaggtggcGGATGCCCTGGTGGACCTCACCGGTGGCCTGGCGGAAAGGTGGAACCTGAAGGACTTGGCGAGAACCAGTGGCCAACAGGCTGGGCCTGGCGGCTCGGAGCACAGGACTTGCCGGCAGCTGCTCAGCCTCAAGGACCGCTGCCTGATAAGCTGCTCGGtgctcagccccagagcag gggccagggagctgggggagTTCCATGCCTTCGTGGTCTCGGATGTGCGGGAGCTGCCCGGGCGGGCCGGCCAGAGCATCCTGCTGCTGCGGATCCAGAACCCCTGGGGCCGGCGCTGCTGGCAGGGGCCCTGGAGAGAAGG CTGCAGGAAGGAGAGTtctgggtggaggaggaggagttcCTCCGGGAGTTCGACGAGGTCACCGTTGGCTTCCCCATCACGGAGGCCGGCCACCTGCAGAGTCTCTACTCAG GTGGAGAAGCGGCGGGTCAGCCTGCCCCGGGTCCTGTCCACGCCCCCCGTGGCCGGCACCGTGTGCCACGCCTACGACCGGGAGGTGCACGTCCGCTGCGAACTCGGTCCCGGCTACTACCTGGCCGTGCCCAGCACCTTCCTGAAGGACGTGCCGGGGCAGTTTCTGCTGCGGGTCTTCTCCAGTGGGAGAGTCTCCCTCAG CGCCATCAAGCCGGCGGCCAAGAGCCCGGGCCCTGGGGAGGCCCTGCCCGCGGGCGAGTGGGAGACTGTGCAGCTGCGCGGCTCCTGGAGGATCGGCCGGACAGCAGGGGGCAGCAGGAACTTCGCCTCCTACCCCACCAACCCCTGCTTCCCCCTCGCCGTCCCTGACGGCGCAGGCCCCCGCTGCGTCCGGATCACCCTGCGCCAGCACTGCCAGGACAGCCAGTGCCGCCCCATCGGCTTCCACGTCTTCCAG GTTCCGGTGGACGGGGGTGGCCCGGGCGcgccctgcctgctgctccaggAGCCTCTGCTGAGCTGCGTGCCGCACTGCTACGCCCAGGAAGTGAGCCGGCTGTGCCACCTGTCGGCGGGGACCTACAGGATTGTGCCCTCCACCTACCTGCCAGACACAGAGGGGGCCTTCACCGTGACCATCGCCACCAGGATAGACAG GCGCTCCATCCACAGCCGGGAGAGGCTGGGACAGCTGCTGCAGGAG TCTTCCTTCCTGGCAGTTATGAAAACCTAA
- the CAPN10 gene encoding calpain-10 isoform X1 has product MRAPARELFRDADFPASDSSLLSSFSTPLAQFREDITWRRPQEICATPRLFADNPQEGQVKQGLLGDCWLLCACAALQKSQYLLDQVFPPGQPSWCDQTYRGSFTCRVWQFGRWVEVTIDDRLPCLAGRLCFSRCQREDVFWLPLLEKVYAKVYGSYEHLWAGQVADALVDLTGGLAERWNLKDLARTSGQQAGPGGSEHRTCRQLLSLKDRCLISCSVLSPRAGARELGEFHAFVVSDVRELPGRAGQSILLLRIQNPWGRRCWQGPWREGGEGWSRVDPTDGSELLSQLQEGEFWVEEEEFLREFDEVTVGFPITEAGHLQSLYSDKALCHTQELPGAWVRGQSAGGCRNNSGFPSNPKFWLRVSEPSEVFAAVLQRPRVRTAAGAGRARALAGDERAVWSPASLLGEDYQAVGLHIWKVEKRRVSLPRVLSTPPVAGTVCHAYDREVHVRCELGPGYYLAVPSTFLKDVPGQFLLRVFSSGRVSLSAIKPAAKSPGPGEALPAGEWETVQLRGSWRIGRTAGGSRNFASYPTNPCFPLAVPDGAGPRCVRITLRQHCQDSQCRPIGFHVFQVPVDGGGPGAPCLLLQEPLLSCVPHCYAQEVSRLCHLSAGTYRIVPSTYLPDTEGAFTVTIATRIDRRSIHSRERLGQLLQESSFLAVMKT; this is encoded by the exons GAGATTTGTGCCACGCCGCGGCTGTTTGCAGATAACCCGCAGGAGGGACAGGTGAAGCAAGGGCTGCTGGGAGACTGCTGGCTCCTGTGTGCCTGCGCCGCCCTGCAGAAGAGCCAGTACCTCCTGGACCAG GTCTTTCCTCCAGGACAGCCGAGCTGGTGTGACCAAACGTACCGCGGCTCCTTTACCTGTCGAGTTTGGCAATTTGGACGCTGGGTGGAGGTGACCATAGATGACCGTCTGCCTTGTCTTGCAgggagactctgcttctcccgGTGCCAGAGAGAGGATGTGTTCTGGCTTCCCTTACTGGAGAAGGTCTACGCCAA GGTCTATGGGTCCTATGAGCACCtgtgggcagggcaggtggcGGATGCCCTGGTGGACCTCACCGGTGGCCTGGCGGAAAGGTGGAACCTGAAGGACTTGGCGAGAACCAGTGGCCAACAGGCTGGGCCTGGCGGCTCGGAGCACAGGACTTGCCGGCAGCTGCTCAGCCTCAAGGACCGCTGCCTGATAAGCTGCTCGGtgctcagccccagagcag gggccagggagctgggggagTTCCATGCCTTCGTGGTCTCGGATGTGCGGGAGCTGCCCGGGCGGGCCGGCCAGAGCATCCTGCTGCTGCGGATCCAGAACCCCTGGGGCCGGCGCTGCTGGCAGGGGCCCTGGAGAGAAGG GGGCGAAGGCTGGAGCCGGGTGGACCCCACTGACGGGTCTGAGTTGCTGTCGCAGCTGCAGGAAGGAGAGTtctgggtggaggaggaggagttcCTCCGGGAGTTCGACGAGGTCACCGTTGGCTTCCCCATCACGGAGGCCGGCCACCTGCAGAGTCTCTACTCAG ACAAGGCGCTGTGCCACACTCAGGAGCTGCCCGGGGCCTGGGTCAGGGGGCAGTCGGCAGGAGGCTGTCGGAACAACAGCGGCTTTCCCAGCAACCCCAAATTCTGGCTGCGGGTGTCGGAACCCAGCGAGGTGTTTGCTGCTGTCCTGCAGAGGCCCCGGGTGCGCACAGCGGCCGGTGCAGGCCGGGCCCGGGCTCTGGCGGGGGACGAGCGTGCTGTGTGGAGCCCGGCCAGCCTCCTTGGCGAGGACTACCAGGCCGTGGGCCTGCATATCTGGAAG GTGGAGAAGCGGCGGGTCAGCCTGCCCCGGGTCCTGTCCACGCCCCCCGTGGCCGGCACCGTGTGCCACGCCTACGACCGGGAGGTGCACGTCCGCTGCGAACTCGGTCCCGGCTACTACCTGGCCGTGCCCAGCACCTTCCTGAAGGACGTGCCGGGGCAGTTTCTGCTGCGGGTCTTCTCCAGTGGGAGAGTCTCCCTCAG CGCCATCAAGCCGGCGGCCAAGAGCCCGGGCCCTGGGGAGGCCCTGCCCGCGGGCGAGTGGGAGACTGTGCAGCTGCGCGGCTCCTGGAGGATCGGCCGGACAGCAGGGGGCAGCAGGAACTTCGCCTCCTACCCCACCAACCCCTGCTTCCCCCTCGCCGTCCCTGACGGCGCAGGCCCCCGCTGCGTCCGGATCACCCTGCGCCAGCACTGCCAGGACAGCCAGTGCCGCCCCATCGGCTTCCACGTCTTCCAG GTTCCGGTGGACGGGGGTGGCCCGGGCGcgccctgcctgctgctccaggAGCCTCTGCTGAGCTGCGTGCCGCACTGCTACGCCCAGGAAGTGAGCCGGCTGTGCCACCTGTCGGCGGGGACCTACAGGATTGTGCCCTCCACCTACCTGCCAGACACAGAGGGGGCCTTCACCGTGACCATCGCCACCAGGATAGACAG GCGCTCCATCCACAGCCGGGAGAGGCTGGGACAGCTGCTGCAGGAG TCTTCCTTCCTGGCAGTTATGAAAACCTAA
- the CAPN10 gene encoding calpain-10 isoform X2 yields MAGLQRRWCASVHGQGGEAGVHSPAPHTASRLCLCWRPQGVAGPLGHTAFEGQVLSLPGEDEAGVKSDSSRGVYGSYEHLWAGQVADALVDLTGGLAERWNLKDLARTSGQQAGPGGSEHRTCRQLLSLKDRCLISCSVLSPRAGARELGEFHAFVVSDVRELPGRAGQSILLLRIQNPWGRRCWQGPWREGGEGWSRVDPTDGSELLSQLQEGEFWVEEEEFLREFDEVTVGFPITEAGHLQSLYSDKALCHTQELPGAWVRGQSAGGCRNNSGFPSNPKFWLRVSEPSEVFAAVLQRPRVRTAAGAGRARALAGDERAVWSPASLLGEDYQAVGLHIWKVEKRRVSLPRVLSTPPVAGTVCHAYDREVHVRCELGPGYYLAVPSTFLKDVPGQFLLRVFSSGRVSLSAIKPAAKSPGPGEALPAGEWETVQLRGSWRIGRTAGGSRNFASYPTNPCFPLAVPDGAGPRCVRITLRQHCQDSQCRPIGFHVFQVPVDGGGPGAPCLLLQEPLLSCVPHCYAQEVSRLCHLSAGTYRIVPSTYLPDTEGAFTVTIATRIDRRSIHSRERLGQLLQESSFLAVMKT; encoded by the exons ATGGCGGGGCTGCAGCGACGTTGGTGCGCCTCCGTCCACGGCCAGGGTGGAGAAGCGGGTGTTCACAGCCCGGCGCCCCACACCGCCTCGCGCTTGTGTCTGTGCTGGAGGCCGCAGGGCGTTGCTGGGCCGCTGGGCCATACGGCCTTTGAGGGTCAGGTGTTGTCCCTTCCTGGTGAGGACGAGGCAGGAGTAAAGAGCGACTCAAGTAGGGG GGTCTATGGGTCCTATGAGCACCtgtgggcagggcaggtggcGGATGCCCTGGTGGACCTCACCGGTGGCCTGGCGGAAAGGTGGAACCTGAAGGACTTGGCGAGAACCAGTGGCCAACAGGCTGGGCCTGGCGGCTCGGAGCACAGGACTTGCCGGCAGCTGCTCAGCCTCAAGGACCGCTGCCTGATAAGCTGCTCGGtgctcagccccagagcag gggccagggagctgggggagTTCCATGCCTTCGTGGTCTCGGATGTGCGGGAGCTGCCCGGGCGGGCCGGCCAGAGCATCCTGCTGCTGCGGATCCAGAACCCCTGGGGCCGGCGCTGCTGGCAGGGGCCCTGGAGAGAAGG GGGCGAAGGCTGGAGCCGGGTGGACCCCACTGACGGGTCTGAGTTGCTGTCGCAGCTGCAGGAAGGAGAGTtctgggtggaggaggaggagttcCTCCGGGAGTTCGACGAGGTCACCGTTGGCTTCCCCATCACGGAGGCCGGCCACCTGCAGAGTCTCTACTCAG ACAAGGCGCTGTGCCACACTCAGGAGCTGCCCGGGGCCTGGGTCAGGGGGCAGTCGGCAGGAGGCTGTCGGAACAACAGCGGCTTTCCCAGCAACCCCAAATTCTGGCTGCGGGTGTCGGAACCCAGCGAGGTGTTTGCTGCTGTCCTGCAGAGGCCCCGGGTGCGCACAGCGGCCGGTGCAGGCCGGGCCCGGGCTCTGGCGGGGGACGAGCGTGCTGTGTGGAGCCCGGCCAGCCTCCTTGGCGAGGACTACCAGGCCGTGGGCCTGCATATCTGGAAG GTGGAGAAGCGGCGGGTCAGCCTGCCCCGGGTCCTGTCCACGCCCCCCGTGGCCGGCACCGTGTGCCACGCCTACGACCGGGAGGTGCACGTCCGCTGCGAACTCGGTCCCGGCTACTACCTGGCCGTGCCCAGCACCTTCCTGAAGGACGTGCCGGGGCAGTTTCTGCTGCGGGTCTTCTCCAGTGGGAGAGTCTCCCTCAG CGCCATCAAGCCGGCGGCCAAGAGCCCGGGCCCTGGGGAGGCCCTGCCCGCGGGCGAGTGGGAGACTGTGCAGCTGCGCGGCTCCTGGAGGATCGGCCGGACAGCAGGGGGCAGCAGGAACTTCGCCTCCTACCCCACCAACCCCTGCTTCCCCCTCGCCGTCCCTGACGGCGCAGGCCCCCGCTGCGTCCGGATCACCCTGCGCCAGCACTGCCAGGACAGCCAGTGCCGCCCCATCGGCTTCCACGTCTTCCAG GTTCCGGTGGACGGGGGTGGCCCGGGCGcgccctgcctgctgctccaggAGCCTCTGCTGAGCTGCGTGCCGCACTGCTACGCCCAGGAAGTGAGCCGGCTGTGCCACCTGTCGGCGGGGACCTACAGGATTGTGCCCTCCACCTACCTGCCAGACACAGAGGGGGCCTTCACCGTGACCATCGCCACCAGGATAGACAG GCGCTCCATCCACAGCCGGGAGAGGCTGGGACAGCTGCTGCAGGAG TCTTCCTTCCTGGCAGTTATGAAAACCTAA